The following are encoded together in the Armatimonadota bacterium genome:
- the mnmE gene encoding tRNA uridine-5-carboxymethylaminomethyl(34) synthesis GTPase MnmE, translating into MRIDDTIAAIATPIGESGIGVIRISGRDAFTVAGEIFHPASGVHVHGLPTHTAHYGYIEDPVSCERIDDGILTVFRAPRSYTGEDSVEISCHGGIVPLRRVLNAALQAGARLAEPGEFTKRAFLNGRLDLAQAEAVLDIIRSQTDEAMRIARGQLDGRLSSEIRKLRDSLIAMMANIEASIDFPDEVGEVDMQALRESLRDTLEKVRRLLETAECGRVYREGIRAVIVGRPNVGKSSLLNAILRDTRAIVTPLPGTTRDVIEESVNIRGIPVRAIDTAGVRTTEDIVEQIGVELTRKKIEEADLVLAVIDASEGFTDDDRELLRDISDKKVIIVLNKVDLVRAAEADEIVCLIKDWICDEIGCEPSIVKTAAPSDQGISDLEDLIAEKVLSGVVSHSSGTVVSNIRHRQALEEALVSLQEALRTSQSEMPVDCISIDLKAAAESLGKITGETVTEDVIDRIFSEFCIGK; encoded by the coding sequence ATGAGAATCGACGACACGATAGCAGCAATAGCTACTCCGATTGGCGAGTCGGGCATAGGAGTGATTCGGATTAGTGGACGCGATGCCTTTACAGTAGCTGGCGAAATTTTTCATCCAGCATCGGGGGTGCATGTCCACGGCCTTCCAACACACACGGCTCATTATGGATATATCGAAGACCCTGTATCCTGTGAGCGGATAGATGATGGAATTCTTACAGTGTTTCGTGCGCCGAGGAGTTATACGGGCGAGGATTCTGTGGAGATAAGCTGCCATGGTGGCATAGTACCCTTGCGGAGAGTTCTAAATGCTGCCCTCCAGGCTGGCGCTAGACTCGCCGAGCCGGGGGAGTTCACAAAGCGCGCGTTTTTGAACGGCCGTCTCGATTTGGCGCAGGCAGAAGCTGTTCTCGACATCATTCGCTCGCAAACAGACGAGGCAATGCGTATTGCGAGAGGCCAGCTTGATGGACGGCTTTCGAGCGAAATTCGTAAGCTCCGCGACAGCCTTATTGCAATGATGGCGAATATTGAGGCGAGCATCGACTTCCCAGATGAGGTCGGCGAAGTAGATATGCAGGCACTTAGAGAATCTCTGCGCGACACACTGGAGAAGGTCCGCCGTTTGCTCGAAACCGCAGAGTGCGGGAGGGTTTACCGTGAAGGAATTCGGGCGGTTATAGTCGGCCGCCCGAATGTGGGCAAATCCAGCCTTCTCAACGCAATCCTTCGCGATACACGAGCGATTGTAACACCTCTCCCAGGGACAACCCGAGATGTTATTGAGGAGAGCGTAAACATAAGAGGAATACCTGTCCGCGCCATAGATACGGCTGGTGTTAGGACCACGGAAGACATTGTTGAGCAAATAGGGGTGGAACTTACACGGAAGAAAATAGAAGAAGCAGACCTAGTGCTAGCGGTCATCGATGCAAGTGAAGGCTTTACTGATGATGACCGGGAACTACTGAGAGATATATCCGATAAGAAGGTCATAATTGTCTTAAACAAAGTTGATTTAGTTCGGGCGGCTGAGGCAGACGAGATTGTTTGCTTGATAAAAGATTGGATTTGCGATGAAATTGGATGTGAGCCAAGCATTGTTAAAACCGCAGCTCCATCAGACCAAGGTATCAGCGACCTTGAGGACCTCATCGCCGAGAAGGTCTTGTCAGGAGTTGTGTCACATTCATCGGGTACTGTGGTTAGCAATATTCGCCATCGCCAAGCTCTAGAAGAAGCTCTCGTTTCTCTCCAAGAAGCCCTTCGTACATCTCAATCTGAGATGCCCGTTGACTGCATTAGCATTGACCTCAAAGCAGCTGCTGAGTCTCTTGGCAAAATCACGGGCGAGACCGTCACAGAAGATGTGATAGACAGGATATTCAGCGAATTTTGCATAGGCAAGTAG
- a CDS encoding glycosyl hydrolase family 28-related protein gives MCNFIIVLIVLLICGVPLHAADALIGQKGVYSVTSFGAKGDGQTDDTAAFQKALDAAGKDGGGIVFVPTGKYMIKGHLEIPEAVTLMGIFQAPTTKGINEGSTLLAVEGRGKSSGNPFILLRTNSCVKGLTIFYPEQDKSNPVPYPWCIGGAGDNCSIINVLLVNPWQAVDFGTAPCGRHFIKGLYAHPLHKGIFVDQCYDVGRIEDVHLWPFWKADEEMQKFLTSQATAFIFGRTDWEYVSNCFAIWYKVGFQFGDFGHGPGNVVINTSGSDIGPTAVLVENCQAHAGIVFTNCQFMSHVEVRETNTGPVKFNNCGFWGIPTTTTHATIRGSGHVFFNECHFNGWDQGGKGDPCIMAEGNGLTVSSCDFMDEGKKQITLGASSKATVIMGNRFRGGMKIDNQSKGKVEIGLNVEE, from the coding sequence GTGTGCAATTTTATAATTGTGCTGATTGTGTTGCTAATCTGTGGTGTGCCCTTGCATGCAGCGGATGCCCTCATTGGGCAAAAAGGAGTCTACTCTGTTACCTCGTTTGGCGCAAAGGGAGATGGGCAGACTGACGACACGGCGGCGTTTCAGAAGGCGCTTGATGCCGCAGGTAAAGATGGTGGCGGAATAGTCTTTGTTCCGACCGGCAAATATATGATAAAAGGTCATTTAGAAATTCCCGAAGCAGTAACCTTGATGGGCATCTTTCAGGCGCCAACCACCAAGGGCATTAACGAGGGGAGTACTCTTCTGGCGGTTGAAGGTAGGGGAAAAAGCAGTGGGAACCCCTTTATATTACTGCGGACCAATTCTTGTGTGAAAGGGCTTACTATCTTTTATCCCGAGCAGGACAAGAGCAATCCCGTCCCGTATCCTTGGTGTATCGGCGGTGCAGGCGATAATTGCTCAATTATTAATGTGCTCTTAGTAAACCCATGGCAGGCGGTGGATTTTGGCACTGCTCCGTGTGGGCGCCATTTTATCAAGGGGCTTTATGCGCATCCACTTCACAAAGGTATATTTGTTGACCAGTGCTATGATGTTGGGCGAATTGAAGATGTGCATCTCTGGCCCTTCTGGAAAGCAGATGAGGAAATGCAGAAATTCCTTACAAGCCAGGCGACAGCTTTCATTTTCGGCCGCACCGATTGGGAATACGTAAGCAATTGTTTTGCCATCTGGTACAAAGTTGGCTTCCAATTTGGCGATTTTGGACATGGCCCCGGCAACGTAGTTATAAATACTTCGGGTTCGGATATAGGCCCAACTGCTGTCCTGGTAGAGAATTGCCAGGCTCATGCGGGAATTGTCTTCACAAATTGCCAGTTTATGTCCCATGTTGAGGTTAGGGAGACAAACACCGGCCCTGTAAAGTTCAATAACTGCGGTTTCTGGGGTATCCCCACGACTACAACCCACGCAACGATTAGAGGTTCCGGGCATGTGTTCTTTAATGAGTGTCATTTCAACGGGTGGGACCAAGGCGGCAAGGGCGATCCTTGTATAATGGCGGAAGGAAATGGTCTCACGGTGTCAAGTTGTGATTTTATGGATGAAGGAAAGAAGCAGATAACGCTCGGCGCAAGCTCTAAAGCTACTGTTATTATGGGCAACCGCTTTCGCGGCGGGATGAAAATTGACAATCAAAGTAAAGGCAAAGTTGAAATAGGCCTAAACGTGGAAGAATAA
- a CDS encoding FGGY-family carbohydrate kinase → MAEELKFLACDLGAESGRVVLGRLSNDHLRLAEIHRFPNIGVKVGTSLYWDVLRLFDEMKNGMRSAGLEYGADIASVGIDTWGVDFGLLGPNDVLIEIPHCYRDPRIDGMMEEVFTIIPRSEIYNQTGIQFMPLNTLYQLYSIRKHNPWMLNTARTLLMMPDLFNFWFTGVKVCEFTEATTTQFYNPQKGEWAKPLLERLSIPTHFLVDICAPGTILGKLRPSVSEEIGLSDIQLIAPATHDTGSAVAAVPAKGKNHVYISSGTWSLMGVEASEPIINDRALELNFTNEGGVAGTYRFLRNIMGLWLVQECRRTWAQAGNEYSYAELTDLAAKAEPFKHLVDPDDVSFLHPGDMPGKIREFCRKTGQPEPETVGATVRCALDSLALKYRWVLEGLESLMHTHLEPIHIVGGGTQNKLLCQLAANVTGRPVVAGPVEATAVGNILIQALALGHIGTLEEGREIVRKSFEVITYEPQPDDRIEAAYERFKKLLSR, encoded by the coding sequence ATGGCAGAGGAGCTCAAATTTCTTGCATGCGACCTGGGAGCTGAAAGTGGACGCGTCGTGCTTGGCCGCCTCTCTAATGACCACCTGCGACTAGCAGAAATACATAGATTTCCAAACATCGGAGTTAAAGTCGGGACAAGTCTTTATTGGGATGTCCTCCGTCTCTTTGATGAAATGAAAAATGGTATGCGTTCGGCAGGTCTAGAATATGGGGCGGATATTGCAAGCGTCGGCATCGACACATGGGGCGTAGACTTCGGGCTTCTGGGACCCAATGATGTTCTCATTGAAATTCCTCACTGCTACCGCGACCCCCGGATTGATGGAATGATGGAAGAAGTCTTTACCATTATCCCCAGATCGGAAATCTATAACCAAACAGGCATCCAGTTTATGCCTCTCAACACACTATACCAGCTTTACTCCATCCGCAAGCACAACCCTTGGATGCTAAACACTGCCAGAACTCTCCTGATGATGCCAGACCTTTTCAACTTTTGGTTCACAGGGGTTAAGGTTTGTGAATTCACCGAGGCAACAACAACTCAATTCTACAACCCACAAAAAGGAGAGTGGGCAAAGCCCCTGCTCGAACGCCTCAGCATTCCAACTCACTTCCTTGTGGACATATGTGCGCCGGGTACCATCCTTGGAAAACTTCGCCCATCAGTTTCTGAAGAGATTGGCTTATCAGACATCCAGCTTATTGCTCCAGCGACGCACGACACCGGCTCGGCTGTTGCCGCAGTCCCAGCAAAAGGTAAGAATCACGTATACATCAGCTCAGGCACATGGTCACTAATGGGTGTTGAGGCTTCAGAACCGATTATAAACGACCGCGCGCTCGAGCTAAACTTCACCAACGAAGGGGGCGTGGCGGGAACATATCGCTTCCTCAGAAACATTATGGGCCTATGGTTAGTCCAGGAATGCCGGAGAACCTGGGCGCAGGCAGGCAACGAATATTCCTACGCCGAACTTACCGATCTCGCCGCAAAGGCGGAGCCATTCAAGCACCTGGTTGATCCAGATGATGTGTCGTTCCTCCACCCTGGCGATATGCCAGGCAAAATTCGTGAGTTTTGCCGAAAAACTGGCCAGCCTGAACCGGAAACTGTCGGGGCAACAGTCCGGTGCGCACTCGATAGTCTAGCGCTTAAATATCGGTGGGTTTTAGAGGGTCTTGAATCTTTAATGCACACACACCTCGAGCCAATCCACATTGTCGGTGGGGGCACGCAAAACAAGCTCCTATGCCAACTAGCTGCCAATGTAACCGGCAGACCGGTTGTTGCAGGGCCAGTTGAGGCTACGGCCGTGGGCAACATTCTTATCCAGGCTCTTGCCCTTGGTCATATCGGAACATTGGAGGAGGGTCGCGAAATCGTTCGCAAATCGTTTGAAGTAATTACTTATGAGCCGCAACCAGACGATCGAATCGAAGCCGCTTACGAAAGATTCAAAAAACTTCTTTCGCGGTAA